CTTCCAGCAATTGGCTGCCGGCACGGCCTGTAGCCCCAATGATTGCGATCTTGCTCATGACGTTCTCCAGTACGGTTAAGGTTTGAGAGGTTTCACCACTTCATTTCGCCCTTGGCGACTTTGGCACTCAGCTCCAGGGAGCTTTCGTCGGCCAGGGTGGGGTAACGTTTTTTCATGGCCGCGATGAGGGCGGCAGAGTCCTTGGCCTTGGCGGTTTCTACGTCGAAGGCCTTGATGTAGTCGGCAGTAAAGGCCACGGATTTCGGCGACGGCGTGCCCAGGTAATGGCCGGGAATCACGGTGCGCGGTTTCAGGTTTTCGATGCGCTGCAGGGTGGTCAGCCAGTCCTTGTGAGATTGCGCGCCCTGGGTGTCGGCCATCCACAGATGGATGTTTTCGGCGACCACGACGCCACCGACCACGGCCTTGATCGACGGGATCCACACAAAGCTGCGGTCCGGCTGTGGGCCGTCCAGGCCGATCACGTCCAGCTGTTTACCTTCCAACGTCAGGCTATGGCCTTGCAGCACCTGCGGCACGATGGTTTTAGCCGGTTTGTCGGCGCCCATCTTCGGGCCCCAGAACTCAAGCTTGCCGGCCACGGTGGCGTTGATATGGTCGACCACCGGTTGCGGCGCGAGCACCTTGGCATCCGGGAACGCGGCGGTGAGGGTGTCGAGGCCGAAGTAGTAATCCGGGTCGCCGTGGCTGATGTAGATGGTGGTCAGGTTTTTGCCACTGGCGCGGATCTTCTGCACCAGTTGCTCGGCCTGGCCCTTGCCGAATTGCGCGTCTACCAGGATCGCGTCCTTGGCGCCGCTGACCAGCACCGAGGTCACCGGGAAGATCGCGGCTTCGCCTGGGTTGTACACGTCGAGGGTCAGGTCGGCCGCCGAGGCGTGGGCGGCAAACGCCAGGGCGGCGGTGGCTAGGGTCAAGCGCTTGAGGGTTGAGAACATCGAGTAGCTCCGGCAGGCGATTCAAAGGAAGCACAGAGCTTAGTTGCACCAAACGAGACTAAAAATGCGATGCTGGGACATAGTTTGTTTCTTAAAGTGAGCAAATCATGGATCGCCTTCACGCCATGCGCGTGTTTGTCACCGTGGTGGACCTGGGCAGCCAGTCCGCCGCCGCCGACCACCTGGACCTGTCTCGCCCGGTGGTCTCGCGTTACCTGGCCGAGTTGGAAGACTGGGTCGGTGCGCGCCTGATGCACCGCACCACGCGCAAGCTGAGCCTCACGGCCGCTGGCAGCGAAACCTTGCCGCGCTGCCGACAATTGCTGGAACTGTGCGGCGACATGCAGGCCGCCGTCAGCGAACCGGATGACGCGCCCCGAGGCTTGCTGCGCCTGAGTGTCAGCACCTCGTTCGGCCAGGCGCAATTGGCCGAGGCGATTGCCGAGTACGTCAAGCGCTACCCCTTGGTCACGGTCGACCTGCAAATGCTCGACCGTACGGTGAACCTGGTGGATGAACGCATCGACCTGGCCATTCGCACCAGTAATGACCTGGACCCCAACTTGATCGCACGTCGCCTGACCGTCTGTCGTTCTGTTGTGTGTGCAACGCCGGCATATCTGCTGGAGCACCCGGCCCCGCAGAAGGTCGAAGCGCTTGCCCGGCACAACTGCCTGACCCACTCGTACTTCGGCAAAAGCCTGTGGCATTTCGAGGAACATGGCGAGCACGTGTCGGTGCCAGTGCACGGCAACATCACGGCCAACGAGGCCAGCACGCTGTTACGCCTGACCCTGGCGGGAGCCGGGGTGGCGATGCTGCCCAGTTACCAGGCCGGCGATCACATCCGCCGTGGCGAACTGGTGCGCCTGCTGCCCCACGCCGAGCCCCGGCAGATGAATATCTACGCGGTCTACGCCTCACGCAAACACATGCCGTCGGCGCTGCGCAGCCTGCTGGATTTCCTGGTGGTGAGGTTCCCGGAACAGCCGGTGTGGGACGTCGGTCTGTAGGGCGACATAACCCTGTTGAATGTCGTCCAATAATGGCAACTCGCCCTGGCTGGCCTATGCTTTAAACAGCACCGTGTAGATCCGTCCAGAGGTCTGTGCCATGAACATTAAAACCCGAAAATACCTGATGATTTTCACCCTCTGCGCCTTTGCCAGCGCGCTGTACGGGACTGCCGCCTACCGCGTCGAACAGACCCGTATGCAGCCGACCTTTGCGATCAGCTGCCATCAGGACCAATGCGTTCCCCACACCGGCAGTTTCAGCGCGCTCAGGTAGCCGGCGATTCGGCCTTGAGTTGCTCGCGAAACGCCTTGGGTGAGAACCCGACCCGCCGGCGAAACAGCCGTGAGAAGTTGGTCGGGTCGGAAAACCCCAGCACCTCCGACATTTCATTGATGGTCATGCTGGTGTAGGTCAGCAGGCGCTTGGCTTCCAGCAACTGGCGATCATGCATGATCTGCAAGGCGGGCTGCCCACCCAGTTCGCGACACGTCCCATTCAGGTGTGAGACCGAGATACCCAGCTTGTGGGCCAGATCCTCGATCTTGGGGTGTTCGCGGTAGTGCTGTTCGACCAATTGGGTAAACCGCCGGAAATACTCGCGCCCCCTTGGCGCACGCGAATGGCGACGCTGGATGGCCTGGCGGCTGATCCACACCAGCAGCACACTGACCAGCGCGTGCATCATCATGTCCCGGGCCGGTTGGTCGTCGGCGTATTCGTCCTGCAGGCGGGCGAACTGGCTGTTGAGGTAATCGCTGTCCTTGCCCGCCGGGTAGCTGCCCAAGGTGTGCAGACCGCCTGCTGTCGCACCCAGTTGGGCTTGCAAGTGGCTCACCAGTGGCGCCGAGAGTGTCACCACATAGCCTTCGACATCTTCGGCAAAACGGAACCCATGCACGCACAACGGCGGCAATACCTGCAGGGTGGCTTCGTTGAGGGTGGTGCGTTGGCCTTCGATTTCCAACTGGGCCTGGCCCTTGTGCACGTACAGCAACTGGCACAGATCCGCGTGCCGGTGGGGCTGGATTTCCCACTGGTATTCCCGACTGCGTCGGGAAATGGTTTCGCAGTGCAACAAATCGGGGGTCGGCCATTGCTGGTTTTCCCCGTAAAGCTTGAAGACCGGAATCGCGGTGTTGGTCATGGTTTCAATCCGATACTCAGGACGGTTGTGCGGTAATCGCCCAAATTGGCAAAAAGCGCAGGGTTTGTCGCAGTTTTCACCTTCTTATGCTGTGCACTCAAGTGAAAAATGTCAGGCATAAGATCAATGACAACTCTTTCACTCGATCCGTTCGGGTGGAACTTGCGGGCCATAAAAATAATGAAAACGCTGAAAACCCAAGTCGCCATTATCGGCGCCGGTCCTTCCGGACTGCTGCTCGGCCAATTGCTGCACAACGCCGGTATTGAGACCCTTATCCTAGAGCGCCAGAGCGCCGACTACGTGCAAGGCCGCATCCGCGCCGGGGTGCTGGAGCAGGGCATGGTCGACCTGCTGCGCCAGGCGGGTGTCAGCCAACGCATGGATGCCGAAGGCCTGGTGCATGACGGCTTCGAGCTGGCGCTGGACGGGCAGCTCACCCACATCGACCTCAAGGCCTTGACCGGCGGCCAATCGGTGATGATCTACGGCCAGACCGAAGTCACCCGCGACCTGATGGCCGCCCGTGACGCGGCCGGCGCTGTCACGTTCTACGAAGCGCGTGACGTGCAGCCCCATGATCTTAAAACTGATCGACCCTGGCTGACCTTCGAACACCAGGGCGAGGCGTTTCGCCTGGAGTGCGATTACATCGCCGGCTGTGATGGTTTCCACGGCGTGGCGCGCCAGTCGATCCCGGCTGAGTCACTGAAAATCTTTGAACGCGTCTACCCCTTCGGTTGGCTGGGCATTCTCGCCGACACGCCGCCGGTGCACGCCGAACTGGTGTACGCCAAGCACCCGCGTGGCTTTGCCCTGTGCAGCATGCGCTCGCCGACCCGCAGCCGTTATTACCTGCAAGTGCCAGCCGAAGAGCCGCTGGACGAATGGTCGGATGCGCGTTTTTGGGATGAACTGAAAACCCGCTTGCCCCGCAGCCTGGCCGAGCAGTTGGTCACAGGCCCATCGATTGAAAAAAGCATCGCGCCGCTGCGCAGCTTTGTGGTGGAGCCGATGCAATACGGGCGCCTGTTCCTGTTGGGGGACGCTGCGCATATCGTGCCGCCCACCGGGGCCAAGGGCTTGAACCTGGCGGCCAGTGATGTGAGCACCTTGTTCCGGATTTTGCTCAAGGTCTATGGCGAAGGGCGCGTGGATTTGCTGGAGCGCTATTCGGCCATTTGCCTACGCCGGGTGTGGAAGGCCGAGCGGTTTTCCTGGTGGATGACCTCGATGCTGCATCAATTCCCGGAAGCGGACGGCTTCAGCCAGCGCATCGCACAGAGCGAACTGGAGTACTTCATCCATTCAGAAGCCGGGCGAACCACCATTGCAGAAAATTACGTCGGGCTTCCTTACGAGGCTATCGAATAGCCTGCTATCGTATTCAGCATTCCCGTGGGCCGCCTTTTCCCACGGGCCTTGCTTGAAGGTTCTGCCGTGACTCAGCTCAATCAGCCTACGCCACCGCTGCCGGCGGTGCGCAGTATCCTCGCCTCATTGATGATGGCGATCTTCTTGGGTGCCCTGGACCAGACCATCGTCGCCGTGTCCATGCCCGCCATCTCCGCGCAATTTCATGACGTCAACCTGCTGGCCTGGGTGATCTCCGGCTACATGGTCGCGATGACAGTGGCGGTGCCGATCTACGGCAAGCTCGGCGACCTGTACGGGCGCCGGCCGATGATGCTGATCGGCATGGGGGTGTTCACCGTGGCGTCGCTGTTTTGTGGCATGGCCCAAAATATGGAGCAACTGGTGCTGGCGCGGGTGCTGCAAGGCATCGGCGCCGGCGGGATGATCTCGGTGAGCCAAGCGATCATCGGCGACATCATCGCGCCCCGTGAGCGTGGGCGTTACCAGGGTTATTTCAGCAGCATGTACGCAGTGGCCAGCGTGGCCGGGCCGGTGTTGGGCGGTTACATGACCGAGTACCTGTCGTGGCGCTGGGTGTTCTTGATCAACCTGCCGCTGGGCGCCGGTGCCTGGTACGTGGCCCATCGCACCCTGGTGGGGCTGCCAGTGCCGCAGCGCAAGCCGATCATCGATTACCTCGGCACCGTGCTGATGATCATCGGCTTGACTGCCTTGTTGCTGGGCATCACCGAAATCGGCCAGGGCCATCATTGGCGTGACAGCCAGGTGCTGGGGTTGCTGGCCAGCGCGCTGGTGGCGTTGACGTTGTTTGTGTGGCACGAGCGCCGTGCGCGGGAACCGCTGCTGCCGATGCATTTGTTCGCCAACCGTAGCGCGGTGCTGTGTTGGTGCACGGTGTTTTTCACCAGCTTCCAGGCGATTTCCCTGACCGTGCTGATGCCCCTGCGCTTTCAGACCGTGACCGGAGGCGGTGCCGACAGTGCGGCCTTGCACTTGTTGCCCCTGGCGATTGGCCTGCCTATCGGCGCGTATTCTGCCGGGCGCATGACGTCGGTGACCGGGCGCTACAAACCGATGATCCTGAGCGGTGCGCTGTTAAGCCCGCTGGCGATTCTGGGCATGGCCTTCAGCGCGCCCCAGGACGTGCTGCTGACCGGCGTGTTCATGCTGTTGTGCGGGATCGCTGCCGGCATGCAATTCCCCACCTCTTTGGTGGGCTCGCAAAACTCGGTGGAACAGCGGGACATCGGCGTCGCCACCAGCACCACCAACCTGTTCCGCTCCCTGGGCGGTGCGGTAGGCGTGGCGTGCATGTCGGCGTTGCTGCTGGCGTTGTTGCAGGATTCCAGCTTCGCTCATTTGGCCAGCGGTGCGCTGGTGGCCGAGGGCAGTTCCGGCAATGTGCTGCTCGATGGCCTGAACGCTGCGCCGGGCCCGGCGCAGGATGCACTGCGTGGCGAGTTGGGGGTGACGTTCCGGCACTTGTTGATGGTGAGTGCAGCGGTGTCGTTGCTGGGGTTGGCGGCGGCGATAGCGATGCCCAATCGGGTGCTGCGTGGTCGGGAAGACAAAGCGAAGTAACTGACACGATGAAGATAAAAAGGTGGGAGGGCGTTACGACGATTCGACTTGCCCCTCCCACATGTTTACCGCATTACAGTTTCAGGGGCTGTAGTACCCGACGGCCACCATGAAATGCCCGGCCTTGCGGATATAGGCATGTTTGTTCTCGACCTTATCCGTCACCGGGTTCTTCCAGCGGTACTTGTATTCCCCCTGGTCCTGTTCGGCCATCAACTTGAGGATTGGCTCGCCGACGGGCTTGCCATCCGGGTCCTTGATCTTGCTGAAGTCAGTGTTGATCAGCCGCAGGTTGGTGCCGTGGGCCACGTAGCGTTGGGTGTTCAGGTCGACCACAAACACATACAGGTCATCCTGTAGGAAACCGCCTTGCAAGGCATTGATGGCCTTGAGTGTGCCGGCTTCATCCTTGAGCAGGGCGTT
The genomic region above belongs to Pseudomonas sp. S35 and contains:
- the pobA gene encoding 4-hydroxybenzoate 3-monooxygenase, with translation MKTQVAIIGAGPSGLLLGQLLHNAGIETLILERQSADYVQGRIRAGVLEQGMVDLLRQAGVSQRMDAEGLVHDGFELALDGQLTHIDLKALTGGQSVMIYGQTEVTRDLMAARDAAGAVTFYEARDVQPHDLKTDRPWLTFEHQGEAFRLECDYIAGCDGFHGVARQSIPAESLKIFERVYPFGWLGILADTPPVHAELVYAKHPRGFALCSMRSPTRSRYYLQVPAEEPLDEWSDARFWDELKTRLPRSLAEQLVTGPSIEKSIAPLRSFVVEPMQYGRLFLLGDAAHIVPPTGAKGLNLAASDVSTLFRILLKVYGEGRVDLLERYSAICLRRVWKAERFSWWMTSMLHQFPEADGFSQRIAQSELEYFIHSEAGRTTIAENYVGLPYEAIE
- a CDS encoding MBL fold metallo-hydrolase codes for the protein MFSTLKRLTLATAALAFAAHASAADLTLDVYNPGEAAIFPVTSVLVSGAKDAILVDAQFGKGQAEQLVQKIRASGKNLTTIYISHGDPDYYFGLDTLTAAFPDAKVLAPQPVVDHINATVAGKLEFWGPKMGADKPAKTIVPQVLQGHSLTLEGKQLDVIGLDGPQPDRSFVWIPSIKAVVGGVVVAENIHLWMADTQGAQSHKDWLTTLQRIENLKPRTVIPGHYLGTPSPKSVAFTADYIKAFDVETAKAKDSAALIAAMKKRYPTLADESSLELSAKVAKGEMKW
- a CDS encoding helix-turn-helix domain-containing protein, encoding MTNTAIPVFKLYGENQQWPTPDLLHCETISRRSREYQWEIQPHRHADLCQLLYVHKGQAQLEIEGQRTTLNEATLQVLPPLCVHGFRFAEDVEGYVVTLSAPLVSHLQAQLGATAGGLHTLGSYPAGKDSDYLNSQFARLQDEYADDQPARDMMMHALVSVLLVWISRQAIQRRHSRAPRGREYFRRFTQLVEQHYREHPKIEDLAHKLGISVSHLNGTCRELGGQPALQIMHDRQLLEAKRLLTYTSMTINEMSEVLGFSDPTNFSRLFRRRVGFSPKAFREQLKAESPAT
- a CDS encoding MDR family MFS transporter, whose product is MTQLNQPTPPLPAVRSILASLMMAIFLGALDQTIVAVSMPAISAQFHDVNLLAWVISGYMVAMTVAVPIYGKLGDLYGRRPMMLIGMGVFTVASLFCGMAQNMEQLVLARVLQGIGAGGMISVSQAIIGDIIAPRERGRYQGYFSSMYAVASVAGPVLGGYMTEYLSWRWVFLINLPLGAGAWYVAHRTLVGLPVPQRKPIIDYLGTVLMIIGLTALLLGITEIGQGHHWRDSQVLGLLASALVALTLFVWHERRAREPLLPMHLFANRSAVLCWCTVFFTSFQAISLTVLMPLRFQTVTGGGADSAALHLLPLAIGLPIGAYSAGRMTSVTGRYKPMILSGALLSPLAILGMAFSAPQDVLLTGVFMLLCGIAAGMQFPTSLVGSQNSVEQRDIGVATSTTNLFRSLGGAVGVACMSALLLALLQDSSFAHLASGALVAEGSSGNVLLDGLNAAPGPAQDALRGELGVTFRHLLMVSAAVSLLGLAAAIAMPNRVLRGREDKAK
- a CDS encoding LysR family transcriptional regulator produces the protein MDRLHAMRVFVTVVDLGSQSAAADHLDLSRPVVSRYLAELEDWVGARLMHRTTRKLSLTAAGSETLPRCRQLLELCGDMQAAVSEPDDAPRGLLRLSVSTSFGQAQLAEAIAEYVKRYPLVTVDLQMLDRTVNLVDERIDLAIRTSNDLDPNLIARRLTVCRSVVCATPAYLLEHPAPQKVEALARHNCLTHSYFGKSLWHFEEHGEHVSVPVHGNITANEASTLLRLTLAGAGVAMLPSYQAGDHIRRGELVRLLPHAEPRQMNIYAVYASRKHMPSALRSLLDFLVVRFPEQPVWDVGL